The following proteins come from a genomic window of Kocuria palustris:
- the panB gene encoding 3-methyl-2-oxobutanoate hydroxymethyltransferase produces the protein MTDAASSDHAADRPDTAPYPNSASVPAGAAERSAPGLRSVGRVRTRHLQEAKETGERFTMLTAYDAMVAEIFDSAGIDTLLVGDSAGSTVFGESSTLPVTPEQMIMLSAAVSRSARRALVIADLPFGSYEESPQQAVRSAVRLLKEGGVHAVKIEADVALAEHVRAVVRAGIPVMGHVGFTPQSEHALGGYRVQGRGEAARRVLDDALALQEAGAFSVLLEMVPAQTAQEIDAALDVPTVGIGAGAATTGQVLVWQDLLGLNGGRVPRFVRQYAALRSTITDAVTRYADDVRDGSFPGPEHTF, from the coding sequence ATGACTGATGCAGCTTCCTCGGATCACGCCGCAGATCGCCCGGACACCGCGCCCTACCCCAACAGCGCTTCCGTTCCCGCGGGCGCCGCCGAGCGCAGCGCACCGGGGCTGCGCAGCGTGGGCCGGGTGCGCACCCGGCACCTGCAGGAGGCCAAGGAGACCGGTGAGCGCTTCACGATGCTCACGGCCTACGACGCCATGGTCGCCGAGATCTTCGACTCCGCGGGCATCGACACCCTCCTGGTCGGCGACTCGGCCGGGAGCACGGTCTTCGGGGAGTCCTCGACCCTGCCGGTGACACCCGAGCAGATGATCATGCTCTCGGCTGCGGTCTCCCGCTCCGCCCGTCGTGCCCTGGTGATCGCCGACCTGCCCTTCGGCTCCTACGAGGAGTCCCCGCAGCAGGCCGTGCGCTCGGCGGTGCGGCTGCTCAAGGAGGGAGGGGTCCACGCGGTGAAGATCGAGGCGGACGTCGCGCTGGCCGAGCACGTCCGCGCCGTGGTGCGCGCGGGGATCCCCGTGATGGGCCATGTGGGCTTCACCCCGCAGTCCGAGCACGCCCTGGGCGGCTACCGCGTCCAGGGCCGCGGCGAGGCGGCCCGACGGGTCCTCGACGACGCTCTGGCCCTCCAGGAGGCCGGGGCGTTCTCCGTGCTGCTCGAGATGGTCCCGGCGCAGACCGCGCAGGAGATCGACGCCGCTCTGGACGTGCCGACCGTGGGCATCGGCGCAGGGGCTGCGACCACCGGGCAGGTGCTCGTGTGGCAGGACCTGCTGGGTCTCAACGGCGGACGCGTCCCGCGGTTCGTGCGTCAGTACGCCGCTCTGCGCTCCACGATCACCGACGCCGTGACCCGCTATGCCGACGACGTCCGCGACGGCTCCTTCCCCGGCCCCGAGCACACCTTCTGA